Genomic window (Sediminispirochaeta smaragdinae DSM 11293):
AGATGGGAATGCTACTCTCATCGCTTGCCGATGGTGGTGCCGATCTTGCTTTACGTCTTCCCGATCGTGGAAACGATGAGATAGCCCGTATGGGAGGAAGCTTTAATCAATTTATGGAATCCCTGACGGAGATGGTGTCTCAGCTTTCCGGTACCGTTTCCGAGGGTGTTTTTATTGGTGAAACCCTTCAAAAGATTACCCAACAGGAACAAGAAGCGGCTTTTGTGCTACGCAACGGACTCAATCGGGTAGAACGCAATCACGAAACACTTGGTGAGAGTATACAAAACACACTTGGCGGCGCACGATCTATTCGTGATCTTTCCGGCGATATAGCCGGTCAGCTCGGCTTGCAACATGAGCATATCAACACAACAACGGAACAAACAGCCATCCTTGTTTCCGATATTACCATGCTGTCGGAAAAGAGTCTTGCCGGTATCGAACTGCTTAGTCTTTTTTCCCAAAACCTCGAACAAGGTATGAATTCTCTTTCTCTATTTGAAGAGGTGGCGGGAAAGACAATGGATGCTCTGGACAGGATGGGATCGTCTCTTTCCGCCATCGAAGATATAGCGGGCCAAACAGATGTTCTTGCTATTAATGCCGCCATTGAGGCCGCTAATGCAGGAGAGGCCGGTAAGGGATTCGGTGTTGTTTCGACCCATATCCGTTCTCTCTCCGAAGAGGTTGGAAAGGGGGTCGGCAGGATATTGGAGAGGCTTTCGGAGGCGAAAGAGAGCCTTACGACGATGAGGGCATTAATTGTCACCAACAGCGGTATCTTTTCCCAACTCGAGGCATCGGCGGGTAAGGTGGTTGCCACATTCCAAGAGATGCATCAGAGACTTGGCGTTGTGGCGGAATCCGGGGAAAGTGTCGGTGTCCAAACCCATCAACTGACGGAACGAGCGCGATCAATTGAAAAGATGGCCATGTCTGCCGATGCAAATGCAGCAAAAATTGTTCAAGAATTTGAATTGATGAAAGAGAGGGATTCGGGGATTGAAAATGATCTTGCCGAAATGGTCGCTCAAGCTGCCGGCCTTGAGCATCACACAGCAATGTTGTTGGAAAGTTCCAGTCGAAACGCTTCCGTTGCCGACACCCTTTCGGGGCTCATCGACAAATTCATCTTTCCTGAACTCGATGGCCAGGGAGCGAAAGATCAGGCGGGATAGGCTCCGGTAGTGTTCGGAATATTGGTGATGGTGCAAAGCAATCTGTTATCACCAGGATTCGGAACACTATCTATCCAGTAATAAGCCGCTTACGCCGTTCCCCTGTTTTCGGGTCATACGCAACAGAACGAACCTGTACCCTTTTCCATCCTGCTTTTGTGAGCTCGCCGCAATAGGCAATACATTGGTCGAGCTCCTGCAGAATTTCCTTGTAAGCATCGTCGCCCAGACGATAGGGAATGTAATGATCGAAGGCGCCGGTGAGGTTTTCCCTCATTGCCTCGGCGGATTTTTGGGTTCGCTTGATCGGGTAGCTTTTTCTTTTCCGAAAGGGATCCATATCCTTTCGTGCATGTTTCCACATGGGACGAAAAAGATTTGGTTTGTGGACAAATTGGGCGAGGGTCGGCATTGCAGGTGGGGAGGGTACTGATTTTTCCGGTTCGTTGGCTTGCTCCGGCATGATGAATTCAAAGGAGTATAGTTCCCGCGCCCATCGGCGGTATCGTTCCTGCTCTTCCGGTTCGAGGAGGGCAAAGATCTTATCGGCAAGTTCCCTGGACACCTTTTCCAGGCGTTCTGCCCGCTCTCGCTTATTTCCTTCATGGCTGATCGGCGGTATCACTTCACCGAATCTAAGGACCAATTTGGGCTTACCGAAAAAGAATGCCGCGCGCCCCTTTAAATAGGCGCCGCTTATTCCGACAGGCAGCATCGGCGCACCGGTGAGTTGGGAAAAGTAGAGGGCCCCTACCTTGTTTTCAAGATTTCTTTTTTCCCACATTCCACCCGATGGAAACATGAGTACGGCGCGTTTTGCCTTGAGATGATGCATGATGGTATTCATCCCCGTTCTGTCGGTATACCCACGTTTGATGAGTGTCATTCCATAAAGCTTCATCATTGCCAGCTTCATGAATTCGACACGAAAATCACCTGGGCCGACCATCTCAATATTACGCGGAAACAATCCGAGGATCATCGGACCGTCGAGATTTGAAAGATGATTCGGCAATACCAGGAGGGGGCCGGTATCCGGTATATGCTCTATGCCTTCAATGGTCAGCTCTACATGATGGTGAAAGAACCAATGTAGTATTCGCTTTGCGAAGCGGCGTCTGAGGCGTAAAAGCTTTCCCTGGAAGGTTTGGCGGTGCGCAACATCGATGTTGTCTGGAATCATAGAGTTCCTCAATGGAAGTAATATACAAGGTATTGTGACTATCGGCGGATGGGTTGTCAACTCAAAGGTCCTGTTAGAATTTCGTTAAGACATAGTACTGACTGATAATCGCTTCCTTGAGAAAAGCAAGAAAGAGCCGTACAATCGTGGACATGAAAAAGCGCAATTACATCGCTTACGGTTTAGGCGATCTATACGGCGGTGGTTCCTTTTTTATCATCAGTACCTTTTCCATGTACTTTTTGATCAATGTGGCGGGACTTAATCCATTGCTTGCCGGCCTGGTCCCTGGTTTTGGAAAGATTTGGGACTCTGTTTCAGACCCTCTTATGGGGTATATAAGTGATCACACAAAGAGTCGTTTGGGGCGTAGGCGAGTTTTCTTCCTCATTGCCATACTTCCCATTGCCGTTACATTTACCCTTCTGTGGCTGCCGGTCTCATGTCCCGGTCAGCTGAGCACGTTCCTCTATTATGTCGTTGCGTATCTCTTTTTCTACAGCTGTTCGACCATGGTTTTGGTCCCCTATTCGGCCTTGAGTGCGGAAATGACCTTGGATTTTACCGAACGTAATCGTCTGACCGGCACCAGAATGATTTTCTCCATGATTGCAACGCTGATCGGCGGGCTTGTGGTTCAACCTCTGATTAATGCCTTTCCTAGTCAGGAACAGGGACATCTTGTGATGGGGCTTGTTTTCGGTACCCTTTTTGCGGTTCCCTATCTTTTTGTATTTCTTGGAACCTGGGAGCTTCCCGTTGTCCAAAAGCCTCTTGGCAAAGAAAAATCTGTCTTTCGAAATTTTGGATCGATCTATCAAAATCGCTCCTTTCGCATTCATATCATCATGTATATTTGTTCGTATGCCGCCATGGATATTCTCATGGCTTGGCTGAAATTCTATCTGATAGACTATCTGCGTAGACCCGGCTTTATAACCGTTGGGCTTGGGACGATTCTTGTGAGTCAGATGGCAGCGCTCCCTCTATACGTTGCATTGGCCGATAAACGGGGTCACGCAGTTTCTTATCGGATGGGATTAATGCTTTGGGGCCTCGCTATTGCTATGATGGCGTTTCAAACGCCTGATAGCTCCGTTGTCGCCTTGTTTATAAATTGTCTGCTGATCGGTGGCGGGATGTCCGCCGGGGTTGTCATTCCCTTCCAACTGCTTCCCTTTGTTACCGATGTGGACACCCTGATGACCGGTGAACATCGTGCCGGTACCTATGCAGGTGCCATGACCCTTATTAGAAAGCTCATACAGGGAGCCTTTGTCCTGCCTATGCTTGGTCTCCTGCTCAATATGATTGGTTACACCCCTCATCCCGCCGATGTTGATCTCGTGCAGTCTGCCTCGACGATTTTCTGGCTCAGAGGCCTTTTTATTGTACTCCCTCTGTTGCTCATTCTTGTGGGTATCAAAGCGAGTACCCGTTTTCCAATTACACCCGAGAGTCATGCAATCCTTCGTTCGGAATTGGAGAGAGTAGAGGCAGGCGGCAGACGGGAGGATGCCCCAGAACGGACAAAGACCGTATGTCAGCGGCTTACCGGAAAACCCTATTAGGCGGGAATTACAGTTTTTTTAGTTGCTTAAGCATAAAGAGCTTATTTGTCTCTACATATTGCTTCAGTTCCTCAAAATCATCTTTCATTTCCGTATCAGAGCCCGAAAGGACCAATACATTTGCCCGCCACCGGTACCAGAGATAGTGGCGTTGACGAATATTGATCACCCGCATGCGCCGAAGCTGGTTATCGAGGTAATCCATTAATTGAACATGATTTTCCTGCCCGGCAATATAATAGAGAGCAGTATCCGTTATGACCATTACCATCCGGGTAAAGCCTTCTCGTACGGCGGCATCATTTCGATATCCTTCTATCTTTATATCTTTGCTTCCGAGGGTAAGATCATATCCTGCTCTCCTGAGTTCTTTCCGTAGGGTGATGACGCCGTCTCGTACTTCCTGAAGAACCTCCGGATTACTTTTGCTGGATTCGAGTCTATGTCGCCACTGCCTGAGCATGTTTTCATAGCGGGGAAACAGCTTGGTTCTGCTGAGAAATACGGTTGTTTCCGATAGGAGTCTCCATGTTGATGAGAATTTTTCCGCAAGTTCATTTGTAAGGCGCCGAAGCACTCCTTTATCTTTCATAACTCCAATATCCGCATCCTTATCCCTTTTTGCAAGAGGAATTAGCGTATAGAATGATGATGAGGAGAAAAAATGAAGATACTTGTTCTTTCAGACATTCATGGAAATCGGGAGGCTCTTGAAACCGTTCTTTCCGAATGCGAGGGGGAGTATCAGCAAATCTGGTGTCTCGGTGATATTGTCGGCTATGGCCCTGATCCCAATGATTGTATTGAGATACTTGCCGGAAAGGAAGTTGTAGCGGTAATGGGAAACCATGATCTCGGTGCCGGAAGGGGAGAGAAATGGGATCTTTTTTCTCCGGTGGCGCGAACCATGATTGAATGGACGGCCGAGCGGTTGAGCGGACAAAGCAGGCACTATCTCTCTAAACTACCGGAGATCGCTTATCGGGATGGATATACTCTTGTCCATGGCAGTCCTGCAGGGCCTGTGTGGCGCTATATTCTGGATGGTCACTCGGCAGCCGAGGCTTTTTCTCTCATGGATACGCCTGCTTGTCTGTACGGGCATACCCATGTTCCGGCACTTTTTAGTCTGAGCAAACGAGCCCTCCGTTATCATCAGCCCCGTTACGGAAAAAGGATGAGGCCGCCGGGACAAATGTGGCTTGCCAATCCAGGAAGTTGCGGAATCCCTCGGGACGGCGACGGTCGTGCTGCATTTATCTTGCTCGACACAGAATCGGGTTTTTTTACTTTTCGGCGCATCGTCTATCCCAAGAATCGAACCGTGGAAAAGCTGAAGCGGCTGGGAGCGCCGTACCAATTGATTCAGCTTTTACAGTCCGATATTTGATGCACTGTTTTATGTTGTTGTATTTTAGATACCAACAAAAACGCCTTGAGAATTTTCTCAAGAAACGGTATAATCATTAAAAATTGTCCATTTTCTTATATCATTAAAAGGGGAAAGCTGTGTCGATACGGGGAAAGCTTATATTATTAGTTAGTGGCATCATCGTTGTCTTCCTGTTGGCAATCGGAGCCTATACCATTTCAAGGATGCCTTTGAAACAGATCCAGCAGGAACGTTATGTTTTTGATGACCTGAGGACTCGATTGATGACGTTACGTGCTGAGATGAACCGTCTCGACGCAACCAGCATAGAGCAGCAATGGAAGCAGGTTCAGGAAGCAAAAGCGGCAGTTGATGAGACCTTCATAATAGTGAAAAATCTCAAGACGCTGCCTTCCTTAAACGCCAAAATCGAAAAGTCGGTTTCCATTATCCTTAGGCTCGACGAGCTGTTCCGGGAAAAATATAGTGAAACAGAAAAGCTTGTGGGGCAGATGATGGATGCTGCGAAAGATGTCTTTGTCTTCTCCGGTTCCATCGAGATGCTAGATTTTTATACCAATGCCAGGGCAAAGTCCCATCCGAAGATCCAACAATACCAACTTCTGATCTCCAATTTTATTTCTGCGATCTATGTTGCCGATATGAACCTCAATTCTGCAGTTGAGGTTATCGGTGAACAGTACAGTATGATTGAAGATGAAGTGGCGAAGATTGAAAAGAAGAGTACCTATACGGTTCTCGGTATCATGGCGCTTCTCTTTTTGGTTATGGTTTTTGTTGCCGTGCGGATTGCAAATACCATTGGAAAGGGCGTTATAAAAATTGAGCGTGCCATTTCCGATTTGACCGATGGTGATTTGACCGTTCGTGCCGAGGTTATTTCAAAGGACGATCTCGGTCGCCTTAGTGCCGACCTGAATCGTTTTATCGAGGCTCTTTCAACCACCGTAGAGAATATCAAGATAACCAGCGGAGAGAATATCACCGTTAAAGAGGATCTTGTGGTCACTATCAACGAGACATCGGCATCGGTTCAGCAGATGAGTGCCGGAGCCTCTTCTATCAAAGATCAGATGTCCAAACTGGATGTTCAGATTCGGGAGTCCACGAAAGAGGTCGATGTCGTTACCGAGGGAATTGGTGGTCTGAGCGATGCTCTGAACGATCAGGTAGCCATGGTGGAAGAGTCCACCAGTTCGGTAACGGAAATGATCGCTTCAATCGGTAATGTTGCGGATATTACCCAGAAGAAACGGGCGGCCACCGAAAAATTGGTGCAGACCGCTCAGACCGGCGGAAATCAGCTTGATGCGACCACTGCTATTATCGAAGAGATAAACGGCCGGATAGGGGAGATTCGGGGAACCACCGATATCATTCAGAATGTGGCTGCCCAGACCAACCTCTTGGCCATGAATGCCGCCATTGAGGCTGCTCATGCCGGTGAATACGGTAGAGGCTTTGCCGTTGTAGCTGAAGAAATCCGAAAGCTTGCAGAGGCCTCTTCCCTTAATTCCAAGCAGATTGCCAAGGTCATCAAAGAGATGATTGCCCGTATTCAGGAGGCAAGCGATGCCGGTTCCGCTACAAAGCGCGCCTTTGCCGATATCGATACCGAGGTCAGGGGCGTGGCGAGCAGCCTTGATGAGATCAACTCCAGTATGATGGAGTTGCAGGCTGGAGGGCAGCAGATTCTTGAAGCAATGACAAGTCTTCAGGATGTTTCTTCGAAGGTCCGTGAAGGCGGTGATCAGATGGGTGATGCCGCCGGTACCGTCAAGGACGCCATGGCGCAGGTCGATCGTATCTCCGCCGAGGTCTTGGGCAGTATCAGCGAAATTACTGCCGGTCTTTCCGAGGTCGGTAATGCAATGATGACTGTCAGTGACCTCACTGAAAAGGTGAGCGGTATCTCAGAGGCTATGGATGAAGCGGTTCGCTTTTTCCGGACCGAAGAAAATGAGAGAGTGGAAGATGCGGAAGAGCTTGAGAGTTTCGACGAAGAGCATGATACTCAATCTGCACTTGAAACACTTGAAGTGCCGGACTTAGCCTCTGAAGAGGTCGAAGAGGATGAAAAAAGTAATGGAACCGAAGAGAGGGATACGGAGTAAGGATTCCGATATTCAATAAAGGAACAAAGTGGATAATACTATACCCACCCTTAAGCTCCGGCTTTCGGCTATGATGTTTTTACATTATTTTGCCACCGGGGCTTCGCTTCCTCTTATGAGTCTTTATCTCAACCAGGAGCTTGGTTTTGGGGGATCCGGAGCGGGGCTGATTCTTTCTTTTGCCTCCCTGGCTGCTTTTATTTCGCCTCTTCTGGGTGCCTTTGTAACCGATCGAATCATGTCGGCCGAACGCCTTTTTGCCTTGGTTGAATTCTTAGCCGCCGTTGCAATCTTTCTTTTGTATCTTCAGCGCTCCTTTCTGCCCGTCTTGTTGTGTTATCTCTTCTATATGAGTCTGATGGTCCCCGCAACTGCGATTTCGAATACCATTGTATTCCACCATTCACCGGATAGGGGAAATTCTTTCGGAGGAATCAGGCTATGGGGAACGATCGGGTGGGTCTGCTCCGGATGGCTCTTTAGCTTTTTCTGGCTTCGCCTCGGCAAGGGATCCGTTTCCGATGCGTTGGTAGCTACCGCCGTGGTCGATGTACTGCTGGGGATGTATGCGTTGACCCTGCCTTCTTCCCGTTCCTCTGCACCGAGGAGAAAAGAGTTGTTCCCTCGTGCGGCCTTCAAGGTCTTCACGAATCCCGGGGTCATTCTTGTCGGGATAACTGCTTTTTTGATGCAAATAACCCAGCGTTATTACTATTTTGGTATACCTCCCTATCTCCGTTCCCTTGGCTTCAGTGATGCCGTTATGCTACCCGCCATGAGCCTTGGACAGGTTATGGAGGCGGTTAGCATGCTCTTTCTGGTGATCCTCTTTCGCTTTTTTTCCTATCGAACGGTTATGATGCTTGGGGTGACGATGGAGATTTGCCGTTTCCTCGCATTTTATCTTGGAACAAGTCCCGCAAGTGCACTCCTTGGCATCGCATTCCACGGCCCTTCGTTTGCCTTTTTTTTCACCGTCTCCTTTATATATATAAATACCTTTGCAGATAAAGAGTCGAGAGCGGGGGTTCAGCAGCTTTTTTTCTTGATTATAGAGGGCTTTGGCACTTTGGCAGGTAGCCTGCTTTCCGGCTTTGTCTATGATCGAGCTACCGGAGTGGATGGCATCGTCGATTACCACCACTTTTGGGGAGTGCCGCTTGTGTTGGCTTTTTCCGTTTTTAGCCTGACTGTACTTTTGAGGCTCATTCCGGGATTGAAATCCCGTACTCGTTGATTTTGTTCAGAAGCGTTCTGCGGGTGATGCCCAGTTCTGCGGCACTTTTTTCCCTGTGTCCGTTATTTCTCAGAAGGGCTTCCAGAATCGCTTCTCGCTCCAGTTCTCGAAGACTGCCTTTGGGAGTTTGGGGCCCTTCTTCCTGATGAAGGGGGAAATCCTTACGTTCCAGCAGCGGTGGCTCTGCAAGGATCATCGCTCGTTCGACCATATTTTCCAACTCTCGAATATTCCCGGGAAAAGAATAGTGTTGCAGCGCTTTCATTGCATCGTCGGAGAAACCCGTGATTGTTTTTCCCATGGATGAGGCAAATTTGCTGCGAAAGGTCTCGGCCAGAAATGGAATATCTTCACGTCGTTCCCTCAGGGCAGGAAGCTGGAGATGGATGACGTTCAGCCGATAGTAGAGGTCATCTCTGAAGTCGCGCGCCTTTACCATTGCATCAAGATCCTTGTTTGTGGCGGCGATGATTCTGATATCAAGAGGGATTGTACCGGTACCGCCCACCCGCGTGACGGCTTTTTCCTGAAGTACCCTCAATAGCTTTACTTGAAGGGCGAGAGGCGCTTCACCTACCTCGTCGAGAAAGATGGTCCCCCCATTTGAAGCTTCAAAATAACCAATTTTTCTGTGATCCGCTCCGGTAAAGGACCCTTTTTCATAGCCGAACAACTCACTTTCCATGAGGCTCTCGGGTATTCCTCCAAGATTGACCGCCTGAAAATTGTTCTTGCTGCGATCGGAATGATTATGGAGGAAACGGGCCATTACCTCTTTTCCTGTGCCGCTTTCACCGGTAATGAGAACATTTGAGGCCGTCGGTGCCACCTTTCTCGCCAGAGAAAAAAGCTGTCGCATGGCAGGACTCTCCCCGGTGTAATCATCGTCGGTGGGTATCGTGTTGGTAAGCTTCTGAAGCTTTCGCCGCTCCAGCTCTCTTCTCAACCGAAGGATAAGTTCTTCGGGATCGAAGGGCTTTACTACATAGTCGACGGCCCCCTTCTTCATTGCCTGGACGGCATCTTCCACCTCTCCAAAGG
Coding sequences:
- a CDS encoding sigma-54-dependent transcriptional regulator, translated to MYTILLVDDEKNLRTSIAHFFSLEGIETEEASNGLAAQQLLMKHHFDAVITDLKMPGMNGLELLEWIGESGPDIPVFMISAFGEVEDAVQAMKKGAVDYVVKPFDPEELILRLRRELERRKLQKLTNTIPTDDDYTGESPAMRQLFSLARKVAPTASNVLITGESGTGKEVMARFLHNHSDRSKNNFQAVNLGGIPESLMESELFGYEKGSFTGADHRKIGYFEASNGGTIFLDEVGEAPLALQVKLLRVLQEKAVTRVGGTGTIPLDIRIIAATNKDLDAMVKARDFRDDLYYRLNVIHLQLPALRERREDIPFLAETFRSKFASSMGKTITGFSDDAMKALQHYSFPGNIRELENMVERAMILAEPPLLERKDFPLHQEEGPQTPKGSLRELEREAILEALLRNNGHREKSAAELGITRRTLLNKINEYGISIPE
- a CDS encoding metallophosphoesterase family protein; amino-acid sequence: MKILVLSDIHGNREALETVLSECEGEYQQIWCLGDIVGYGPDPNDCIEILAGKEVVAVMGNHDLGAGRGEKWDLFSPVARTMIEWTAERLSGQSRHYLSKLPEIAYRDGYTLVHGSPAGPVWRYILDGHSAAEAFSLMDTPACLYGHTHVPALFSLSKRALRYHQPRYGKRMRPPGQMWLANPGSCGIPRDGDGRAAFILLDTESGFFTFRRIVYPKNRTVEKLKRLGAPYQLIQLLQSDI
- a CDS encoding lysophospholipid acyltransferase family protein, giving the protein MIPDNIDVAHRQTFQGKLLRLRRRFAKRILHWFFHHHVELTIEGIEHIPDTGPLLVLPNHLSNLDGPMILGLFPRNIEMVGPGDFRVEFMKLAMMKLYGMTLIKRGYTDRTGMNTIMHHLKAKRAVLMFPSGGMWEKRNLENKVGALYFSQLTGAPMLPVGISGAYLKGRAAFFFGKPKLVLRFGEVIPPISHEGNKRERAERLEKVSRELADKIFALLEPEEQERYRRWARELYSFEFIMPEQANEPEKSVPSPPAMPTLAQFVHKPNLFRPMWKHARKDMDPFRKRKSYPIKRTQKSAEAMRENLTGAFDHYIPYRLGDDAYKEILQELDQCIAYCGELTKAGWKRVQVRSVAYDPKTGERRKRLITG
- a CDS encoding methyl-accepting chemotaxis protein, which translates into the protein MSIAKKIVLGSLLIVMIMGTALIATTIRLQKAAISIREVAELGDWRLLGEQYRAQVYRLLSSAQSLLLREDERIPADDVMALRLSVSEIRKLHTTLAEVSSEIPQLRPEVSALSDEAISYIDRIDKEVILRLFARERVDPKIVESIAHDNIDTLEVKLRDLEGAIRTIIVDRTTDEERQAAAGIHWTVGGLLLTLLCVMLITFVLTKSIAGPVKKMGMLLSSLADGGADLALRLPDRGNDEIARMGGSFNQFMESLTEMVSQLSGTVSEGVFIGETLQKITQQEQEAAFVLRNGLNRVERNHETLGESIQNTLGGARSIRDLSGDIAGQLGLQHEHINTTTEQTAILVSDITMLSEKSLAGIELLSLFSQNLEQGMNSLSLFEEVAGKTMDALDRMGSSLSAIEDIAGQTDVLAINAAIEAANAGEAGKGFGVVSTHIRSLSEEVGKGVGRILERLSEAKESLTTMRALIVTNSGIFSQLEASAGKVVATFQEMHQRLGVVAESGESVGVQTHQLTERARSIEKMAMSADANAAKIVQEFELMKERDSGIENDLAEMVAQAAGLEHHTAMLLESSSRNASVADTLSGLIDKFIFPELDGQGAKDQAG
- a CDS encoding MFS transporter → MKKRNYIAYGLGDLYGGGSFFIISTFSMYFLINVAGLNPLLAGLVPGFGKIWDSVSDPLMGYISDHTKSRLGRRRVFFLIAILPIAVTFTLLWLPVSCPGQLSTFLYYVVAYLFFYSCSTMVLVPYSALSAEMTLDFTERNRLTGTRMIFSMIATLIGGLVVQPLINAFPSQEQGHLVMGLVFGTLFAVPYLFVFLGTWELPVVQKPLGKEKSVFRNFGSIYQNRSFRIHIIMYICSYAAMDILMAWLKFYLIDYLRRPGFITVGLGTILVSQMAALPLYVALADKRGHAVSYRMGLMLWGLAIAMMAFQTPDSSVVALFINCLLIGGGMSAGVVIPFQLLPFVTDVDTLMTGEHRAGTYAGAMTLIRKLIQGAFVLPMLGLLLNMIGYTPHPADVDLVQSASTIFWLRGLFIVLPLLLILVGIKASTRFPITPESHAILRSELERVEAGGRREDAPERTKTVCQRLTGKPY
- a CDS encoding methyl-accepting chemotaxis protein, whose translation is MSIRGKLILLVSGIIVVFLLAIGAYTISRMPLKQIQQERYVFDDLRTRLMTLRAEMNRLDATSIEQQWKQVQEAKAAVDETFIIVKNLKTLPSLNAKIEKSVSIILRLDELFREKYSETEKLVGQMMDAAKDVFVFSGSIEMLDFYTNARAKSHPKIQQYQLLISNFISAIYVADMNLNSAVEVIGEQYSMIEDEVAKIEKKSTYTVLGIMALLFLVMVFVAVRIANTIGKGVIKIERAISDLTDGDLTVRAEVISKDDLGRLSADLNRFIEALSTTVENIKITSGENITVKEDLVVTINETSASVQQMSAGASSIKDQMSKLDVQIRESTKEVDVVTEGIGGLSDALNDQVAMVEESTSSVTEMIASIGNVADITQKKRAATEKLVQTAQTGGNQLDATTAIIEEINGRIGEIRGTTDIIQNVAAQTNLLAMNAAIEAAHAGEYGRGFAVVAEEIRKLAEASSLNSKQIAKVIKEMIARIQEASDAGSATKRAFADIDTEVRGVASSLDEINSSMMELQAGGQQILEAMTSLQDVSSKVREGGDQMGDAAGTVKDAMAQVDRISAEVLGSISEITAGLSEVGNAMMTVSDLTEKVSGISEAMDEAVRFFRTEENERVEDAEELESFDEEHDTQSALETLEVPDLASEEVEEDEKSNGTEERDTE
- a CDS encoding MFS transporter, which produces MDNTIPTLKLRLSAMMFLHYFATGASLPLMSLYLNQELGFGGSGAGLILSFASLAAFISPLLGAFVTDRIMSAERLFALVEFLAAVAIFLLYLQRSFLPVLLCYLFYMSLMVPATAISNTIVFHHSPDRGNSFGGIRLWGTIGWVCSGWLFSFFWLRLGKGSVSDALVATAVVDVLLGMYALTLPSSRSSAPRRKELFPRAAFKVFTNPGVILVGITAFLMQITQRYYYFGIPPYLRSLGFSDAVMLPAMSLGQVMEAVSMLFLVILFRFFSYRTVMMLGVTMEICRFLAFYLGTSPASALLGIAFHGPSFAFFFTVSFIYINTFADKESRAGVQQLFFLIIEGFGTLAGSLLSGFVYDRATGVDGIVDYHHFWGVPLVLAFSVFSLTVLLRLIPGLKSRTR